ATCGGTCGCCCTGGCCCTCGCCATCCCGCTCAAGACGGAGAACGGCGACCCCTTCCCGGCCCGCGACGAGATCATCTTCATCGCCTTCTGCGTGATCATGGCCACGCTCGTCGTCCAGGGGCTGACCCTGCCCTGGCTCGTGAAGAAGCTCGGGGTGCGTGCGGACACCGACGCCGAGCGGGTCGCCGAGCGCGACCTCGCCATCCGGGCGGCCAAGGCGGCCAAGCGCCGCCTCAAGGAGATCGAGGAGGTCGAGGAGTTGCCGGAGGACCTCTCGGAGCGGCTGCTGCGCGGGGCCTTCGACATCGGGGTCAGGATCAGCCCCGACATCGTCGACGACGAGCGGCGCGAGCGGTACACGAAGCGTGCCGACCGCCTCAAGGCGGTCCAGCGCATCCAGCGCGACATGATGTCGGCCGCCCGCCACGAGATCCTCGCCGCACGCAGCGAACCCGGCGCCGATCCGGAGATCGTCGACCGGGTCCTGCACCAGCTCGACGTGCGCAGCCTGCGCTCTTGAGGGCTTTTGAGGGCTCCTGAGGGTTCCTCAGGGCTCCTGAGGTTCAGCCCCGGCCCGTGCGGGGCACGATCGGCGGCGGCGGGTGCGGATGGTCCTCCGGCGGCAGTTCGGCCCAGGCCGTGTTGACCCGCGGCAGCGCGTACGCGTGGTGCTCGCTCAGCCAGCGGACCAGGTGCTCGCGCACCGTGACCCGCACCGTCCAGATGTCGTCCGCGTCCTTGGCGGTGACCAGGGCGCGGATCTGGATCGTGTTCGGCGTCGTGTCCGTGACCGCCAGGCCCCAGTCCCTGCCGTCCCAGGCGGCGCACTCGCGCAGGATGTCCTGGAGCTTCTCGCGCATCTCGCTGACGGGCGCGGTGTGGTCCAGCTGGAAGAAGACGGTGCCGGTCATCTGGGAGCCGCCGCGCGACCAGTTCTCGAAGGGCTTCGACACGAAGTAGGACACCGGCATCGTGATCCGGCGCTCGTCCCAGGTGCGCACGGCCAGGAAGGTCAGCGTGATCTCGTCGACCGTGCCCCACTCGCCGTCCACGACGACCGTGTCGCCGATCCGCACCATGTCGCCGAAGGCGATCTGCAGCCCCGCGAAGATGTTCGACAGCGTGGACTGGGCGGCGACGCCCGCGACGATGCCCAGGACGCCCGCCGACGCGAGCAGGGACGTCCCGGCCGCCTGCATGGCGGGGAAGGTCAGCAGCATCGCCCCTGCGGCCACCACGCCGACGACCGCGCTGACCACCCGCTGGATGAGCGTGACCTGTGTACGCACCCTGCGGATCCGGGCGGGATCGCGGTGGGCGTTGGCATAACGGGCGTAGGTGGACTCCACGATCGCGGTCGCGATGCGGACGAGGAGCCAGGCGACCGACCCGATGAGCACCAGGGTCAGTGTCTGGCCGATGCCCGCCGAATGGTCCTCGGCGATCTTGGCCTGTTCGAAGAAGCCGCGCAACAAGGTGGCGCACATCACGAGTTGGAGCGGCAGCCTGCAGCGGCGGAGCAGGCCCCACAGTGGGTTGTCGGGGTGACGGTCGTCGGCCCGGCGCAGCAGCACATCGGCCAGCCATCCCACGGCCAGCGTGAGCACGACCGAGCCGCCGACCACGATCAACGGACGCAGTACGTTCTCCATGCCCCCGAGGGTAAGTGGCACGATGGCCCCATGAACATCATGCTTTTCCACTCGACGTACGGGCTCGTGCCCGCAGTGCACGCGGCGGCCGACCGGTTGCGCGCCGAGGGGCACGAGGTGTGGACGCCCGACCTGTTCGAAGGGCGCACCTTCGGCTCCGTCGAGGAAGGCATGGCCTTCAAGGACGAGCTCGGCAAGGACGAGCTCCTGAAGCGGGCGATCCTGGCCGCCGCGCCCTACTCCGAGCGGGGTCTCGTCTACGCCGGGTTCTCGTTCG
This Streptomyces sp. NBC_01283 DNA region includes the following protein-coding sequences:
- a CDS encoding mechanosensitive ion channel family protein, giving the protein MENVLRPLIVVGGSVVLTLAVGWLADVLLRRADDRHPDNPLWGLLRRCRLPLQLVMCATLLRGFFEQAKIAEDHSAGIGQTLTLVLIGSVAWLLVRIATAIVESTYARYANAHRDPARIRRVRTQVTLIQRVVSAVVGVVAAGAMLLTFPAMQAAGTSLLASAGVLGIVAGVAAQSTLSNIFAGLQIAFGDMVRIGDTVVVDGEWGTVDEITLTFLAVRTWDERRITMPVSYFVSKPFENWSRGGSQMTGTVFFQLDHTAPVSEMREKLQDILRECAAWDGRDWGLAVTDTTPNTIQIRALVTAKDADDIWTVRVTVREHLVRWLSEHHAYALPRVNTAWAELPPEDHPHPPPPIVPRTGRG